ATCAAGATTATATGCGTGACGTTTAAAAAGCTCATCAGttcttaaagttaaattttgaaCTCCGGGAAAACAGATAGTATTTTCCACACGTTTGCCTTCGATAACGCATTTCGTGCAACTGTCGAATCCAGTGTGATATTTAACCTGTAATACGTACGCTTTTGCCGGTGCGTCGCAAATTAAacctttgattttaatattataaaaattgttattgaacTGAATGCCATTATCAATCAATTGCGTTGCttcatttataaacatttctaaGAATGTATTTGAATTATCCGGTTTTCCTTCTCCGAAATATATGCCTATCACATAGATTTGTTTACAGAGCGTATCCGAACATAATATCGGCCACATAGTTTTTCCCGAAGATTTTCCTACAGTTGCCCCGTCAATATTTATGAACAAGTCAATATTCTTCTCTGTATAACCTGTTTGTTCGCggttttttattatagttgaAACAATGTTCGCAAAACCATTATGCCAATATTTTCCTTTACCCATTGAATGCACTTCAGTAATTCTAGGGGTCTTAAGGAGAGTCCTGCAATCTTTAGGAAAATTTTCCGACGTGTGCTTCCTCAAAATACGAAGAAGTGCATTGACTGAGTTGGCGGAGGGCTTAAATTCTTTAACCCACCCAATGAAAGCTGTTAAGAATGTCTCTGACTCTTCAGTAATGACTGATTGATAGTCCAACAGTTCgctttcattaataatttcagTTAATAATTCCTCCGACGATTCGTCGTTACTTAAATTAGCCAAATATTCATCACTAATTGCACTACCGATTGCATTATCAACAAATCCGTTTGTCGCAGTCAGACATCGagcaataaaatcattattggcATTGGAATTGGAACTGGAACTGGAATTGGAATTTGCATCGTGAGGAGGTGGTTTTTGTACAGTCGCCAAGCTTTGTccgatatctttattttcaggGAAAAGCTCTTGTTCAGTTGAAAAATGTTGGTCAATGTTCTCGTCATCTCTATGAACTAATGCTTGTTCAAAAATTCTGCGTAAATCAGATGCGGTTTTTCGTTGAATTAAACGACGTTTATGCCGATCAGAATATAAACGGCTGGGTTTCTGAATCCAGCCCATAACCTGTGAAAGAGTGTGTATGTctcatttcactttttatttatttctttattgtaattataataaaaagacatttaaatacaacaattaaaatttatggtaatcaaagaaattaagataataaaataattaaattcgaaataaaaaaacgaatggcagttcaatttattttctcattaaTTTATACCATAACCgcaccaattttttttaacatgaaacTAGTTTCCATACATTTCAAACTTACTTTTCGATTCAATAtactttaaattactttaaaagcataatagcaatatttattttatttttaagtcttCGGTATATTATAGCATGTTTATAAGAATAGGGAGAAGGAGTAGTAGTCTGatcataaatacttaaacattttaataagcTTTTAAGAGGGCAAATACTCGATGGTGATTGCAAATTTACAAACAATTGCTTGATCACGTCACGACTTTGagatattcattatttattttattagtcatGATTAcgtaatatgtaaaaatgtgtattattgTATAACTTAACCCGGTAAAAAATTCTTCATACatgaacatatataaatatatataaatctacataattatatacgaaatatgtccatatattatatatgtttatactaagttctttattttgtaaaatttctatttggtgaaagaaaaataatagtaataatgaaaaaacaaaaaataatggaaagaatgattttcGCATTGTTTCTTTGACAAAAAGTTAAGTTTGAAGAAATGAATCAAAATTACTcatatattatcatatataaacttttaatcatgaatatatataattatatatgagcatttttgtcatattttcaatagttaacttttttaaaagaaacaatacGAAAATTAtccttttcattatttttcgttttctcattattactattaattttcttttaccaaataaaaattttacaaaataaagtatcTTAGTATGAacatatatggacatattttgtatataattacatatatttatatatatttatatatgttcatatatggAAAACTTTTCACCGAGTTGTAATTAATTTGACTacaatttttagttaattttatatcgctattgtttttaaagaacttatatctatttaaaataaatttaacaggatttataatattaaatattaatgactgTAGATGGCAAATGAGGGTTTATGTGGTTCTTAATGTATACTGGTATAAAAccttatagtttatttaaaagacaTGTGCCTGATTCAATGAACGTTTTGGTTCAAATTCAACAATCGTAAAAATTGGCAGTAGTACATTCAATCTCTCAATCTCGCATGGGAGTCAAAATCCTAG
This genomic interval from Solenopsis invicta isolate M01_SB unplaced genomic scaffold, UNIL_Sinv_3.0 scaffold_936, whole genome shotgun sequence contains the following:
- the LOC113006042 gene encoding uncharacterized protein LOC113006042 — its product is MLVLPCVRTCVTRAASCQKKKKTRATRATRLTRQKEVALLCRSFQSSVDRADRGNNGIKNFAEVMGWIQKPSRLYSDRHKRRLIQRKTASDLRRIFEQALVHRDDENIDQHFSTEQELFPENKDIGQSLATVQKPPPHDANSNSSSSSNSNANNDFIARCLTATNGFVDNAIGSAISDEYLANLSNDESSEELLTEIINESELLDYQSVITEESETFLTAFIGWVKEFKPSANSVNALLRILRKHTSENFPKDCRTLLKTPRITEVHSMGKGKYWHNGFANIVSTIIKNREQTGYTEKNIDLFINIDGATVGKSSGKTMWPILCSDTLCKQIYVIGIYFGEGKPDNSNTFLEMFINEATQLIDNGIQFNNNFYNIKIKGLICDAPAKAYVLQVKYHTGFDSCTKCVIEGKRVENTICFPGVQNLTLRTDELFKRHAYNLDYQTGETNLVQIPRLGLVSNVVLDYMHLVCLGTMRKLICLWMSGPLNVRLPTNSINKISDELINLRKNISSDFFRKPRSLNFVKLWKATEFRQFLLYLGPIVLKTVLKKELYDHFLTLHAAITILASPILTRVDVANVTYAEELLKKFVENFELLYGEKYISHNIHNLLHLAADVRQYGPVDGFSAFPFENFLGVLTKLIRKTRNHYSKLLVGFRSMVQKFPVM